CGGACTGCGCATCCTCATCATGGACTTCACCTCCTGGGGGACGCGCATGCAGCAGAAGCTGTGGTACGGCGTCCTGGTGCTGTTTGCGCTCCTCTACATCCCCACGATGATCAAGATCCTGCCCGAAATCTTCGGGGGCGGAGGTCACTGATGGCGATCAAGACCCGTAACTTCAACGAAGCCCGCCAGCAGGCCAGCACCAACATCGAGCTCATCTGGTGGGTCTTCATGCGCGTCTCCGGGGTGCTGCTGGTCTTCCTGGTGCTGGGCCACATCTACATGAACAACATCATGATCAGCAACACCTCGATCGACTACGACTACGTCGCGTCCAGATTCTCGCAGCCGCTGATCAAGGTCTACGACCTGGTCATGCTCGCGCTGGCGATGCTCCACGGCACCAACGGCCTGCGCTACGTGA
This genomic stretch from Oceanithermus profundus DSM 14977 harbors:
- the sdhD gene encoding succinate dehydrogenase, hydrophobic membrane anchor protein, which translates into the protein MAIKTRNFNEARQQASTNIELIWWVFMRVSGVLLVFLVLGHIYMNNIMISNTSIDYDYVASRFSQPLIKVYDLVMLALAMLHGTNGLRYVIDDYVHHAGWRSFIKFVLYFLVALLIATGTMVLFSFPFNKVGG